In Oryza brachyantha chromosome 1, ObraRS2, whole genome shotgun sequence, the following are encoded in one genomic region:
- the LOC102712869 gene encoding U-box domain-containing protein 45 codes for MDAMEADEGPLLAIDAKLHAGMCRAFQPAVSKLLVIFPDIEASRPRSKSGIQALCSLHVALDKAKGLLQHCADCSRLYLAITAETVLLKFEKARSQLQESLRRVEGIVTEEIGCKIVEIVAELEEVVFTLDQSEKEAGDEVVNLLQRNRKVNSSSDSGELEVFHMAALKLGITSSRAALTERRALKKLIEKSRSDEDKRKEYVVSYLYNLMRKYSKFFRSETGDDTDSQGSSPCSPTVLGMDDMYGPYGNGRAFSRQLSSIQSFNSRFGSFNSRLGSFNCRRSGPRSENMSIPPEELRCPISLQLMYDPVIISSGQTYERVCIEKWFNDGHSTCPKTQQQLAHLSLTPNYCVKALIASWCEQNDFPVPDGPPGSFDVNWRLAFSDSEATGCVSLESFDSTNVKSVKVVPVDNVRKEEPANSESGTLDDSSCYDFDMNEGYRNLLLMLHERTNPHIQCRLVEQIRYLLKDDEEARIQMGSNGFAEALVQFLRNAIQDGNEKAQEIGAMALFNLAVNNNRNKGLLLSAGVVDLLEQMISNPRLSAPATALYLNLSCLPDAKNIIGSSQAVSFLVDRLFSHEARDTKGGSCKHDALYTLYNLSNHQASVPSLLSAGIVEALHSLLTESPESEGLGWTEKALAVLISLAATQPGRKEIMSTPGLISTLAMLLDTGEPTEQEQSVSCLLVMCSADDKCIAPVLQEGVVPSLVSISATGTGRGKEKSQKLLKLFREQRQRDGAQPAPQQAQQQQHQQQVGETGNGTMVCRRDSKQLCKSKSRKLGRTLSSLWKNRSFSLYQC; via the exons ATGGATGCAATGGAGGCTGATGAAGGTCCTTTACTGGCTATCGATGCCAAG TTGCATGCCGGAATGTGCAGAGCATTTCAGCCTGCAGTGTCAAAACTTTTAGTGATTTTCCCTGACATTGAAGCATCAAGGCCCAGAAGCAAATCTGGCATACAGGCACTATGTTCTCTGCATGTAGCTCTAGATAAAGCTAAAGGTCTTCTTCAACATTGTGCAGATTGCAGCAGGCTATACTTG GCCATCACTGCAGAAACCGTGCTTTTGAAGTTTGAGAAAGCAAGAAGCCAACTTCAGGAGAGTCTTAGACGTGTTGAGGGCATAGTAACAGAAGAAATTGGTTGCAAG ATTGTTGAGATTGTTGCCGAGCTGGAGGAAGTTGTATTTACATTGGATCAATCAGAGAAGGAAGCTGGTGATGAGGTGGTCAATTTACTCCAGAGAAACAGGAAAGTGAATAGTTCCAGCGATAGCGGAGAGCTTGAGGTCTTTCATATGGCTGCATTGAAGCTAGGCATTACATCTTCTAGGGCAGCACTCACTGAAAGAAGGGCCCTGAAGAAGCTAATTGAGAAGTCTCGTTCTGATGAAGATAAGCGGAAAGAGTATGTTGTGTCATACCTGTACAATCTAATGAGGAAATACTCGAAATTTTTCAGAAGTGAGACCGGTGATGATACCGATTCTCAAGGATCGTCTCCATGCTCGCCGACAGTGTTAGGCATGGATGACATGTATGGACCCTATGGAAATGGCCGAGCATTCAGCAGACAGCTTTCGAGCATTCAATCATTCAATTCAAGATTTGGATCTTTCAATTCTAGGCTTGGATCGTTCAATTGTCGGCGTAGTGGTCCAAGGTCTGAAAACATGTCAATCCCCCCTGAGGAGCTTAGGTGCCCTATTTCTCTACAACTGATGTATGACCCAGTTATCATCTCATCAGGGCAGACTTATGAGCGTGTTTGCATCGAGAAATGGTTTAACGATGGTCACAGCACCTGTCCAAAGACTCAGCAGCAACTAGCTCACCTGTCTTTGACTCCAAACTACTGTGTTAAGGCCCTAATTGCCAGCTGGTGTGAGCAGAATGATTTTCCTGTTCCGGATGGTCCACCAGGATCCTTTGATGTAAACTGGAGACTAGCTTTCTCTGACTCTGAAGCAACTGGCTGCGTGTCTCTTGAAAGTTTTGACTCTACCAACGTGAAGAGTGTCAAGGTAGTTCCAGTGGACAATGTGAGAAAAGAAGAGCCAGCAAACAGTGAATCAGGAACATTGGATGACAGCTCTTGTtatgattttgatatgaatgaGGGGTACCGGAACTTACTTCTAATGCTTCATGAAAGAACCAACCCACACATCCAGTGTAGGTTGGTTGAGCAGATAAGATATCTCCTGAAAGATGATGAGGAAGCAAGAATCCAGATGGGCTCAAATGGATTTGCTGAGGCACTAGTTCAGTTCTTGAGGAATGCTATACAAGATGGAAATGAGAAGGCACAGGAAATTGGTGCCATGGCTCTTTTCAACCTTGCAGTCAATAACAACAG GAACAAGGGACTTCTACTGTCTGCTGGAGTGGTCGATCTACTTGAGCAGATGATATCAAATCCACGTCTATCTGCTCCAGCCACGGCACTATACCTTAATCTTTCATGTCTACCTGATGCAAAGAACATCATTGGTTCAAGCCAGGCTGTGTCGTTCCTAGTAGACCGTCTGTTCAGCCATGAGGCCCGTGACACGAAAGGCGGCTCCTGCAAGCATGATGCCCTATACACACTATACAATCTCTCTAATCACCAGGCCAGTGTACCATCACTTCTGTCTGCGGGCATTGTGGAAGCTCTGCACTCTCTCCTTACAGAGTCCCCAGAGTCTGAGGGCCTGGGTTGGACAGAGAAGGCCCTTGCAGTGCTCATCAGCCTCGCCGCAACCCAGCCTGGCAGAAAAGAGATCATGTCCACCCCAGGTTTGATCAGCACCTTGGCAATGCTGCTGGACACCGGTGAGCCAACGGAGCAGGAGCAGTCCGTGTCCTGCCTTCTAGTAATGTGCTCAGCCGACGACAAGTGCATCGCACCGGTGCTGCAGGAGGGAGTTGTGCCTTCCTTGGTTTCCATCTCGGCAACCGGCACAGGGAGGGGGAAGGAGAAGTCCCAGAAGCTGCTCAAGCTGTTCCGGGAGCAAAGGCAGCGAGACGGGGCACAGCCTGCACCACAGCAagctcagcagcagcagcaccagcagcaggtTGGAGAGACCGGTAACGGCACCATGGTCTGCCGCCGGGACTCGAAACAGCTGTGCAAGTCGAAATCGAGGAAGCTGGGAAGGACTCTGAGCTCTCTGTGGAAGAACAGGAGCTTCTCCCTCTACCAATGCTAG